Part of the Prunus dulcis chromosome 8, ALMONDv2, whole genome shotgun sequence genome is shown below.
AGAAGTTACTTACGAATGCTCAAAGATTGAAGAGAAAGCTCACTAATGTTGCTGATTGTCCTAGATGTGTTTTCCTTTGGAATCTTGTGCTCATCTCTTTAAGGATTGTACTGCCACTCTTGCAATTTGGAATAGACTTGGGTTTGGGAGAGTGGAGGCTGGTCAATTGATGGATGATTATGATGATTGGCTGTTGCATAATTTGAATTCTAGGAGGTTTGTTGTCCATGGCCTGCCTTGGTATTTGGTTTTTGCTATCTTTCTCTGGTTTATTGGAAATGGAGATGTAAAGTGGTTTTTGatcaaaaatttcttttgccTGCTGATCCTCATCTGATGATTTTTCAGTATGCTTTTGAGTGGTTTTCAGCTTGTAATCCAATGGCTATTCTCCCTGAGCGTAGTGTTGTTCTTCTCCATTGGATGGCCCCTCTTCCTGGTGTTTGTAAAGTTAACACTGATGGTAGCAGAATTAATTCCTCTGGTCTTATTGGGGCTGAGGGTCTGTTAAGAGACTCTTGTGGGAATTGGATCAAGGGTTTCTCTATGAATCTGGGCTATGGTTCCTTCATTGAAGCTGAGTTATGGGGGATTTTTTGGGGGCTTAGTATGGCTTGGGATGCTGGCTTTCGCACAATGGAGATTGAGTGTGATGCTACTTCTGCTGTGGCTTTGTTAAAAAGTCCTATTGTGTCAACGCACCCTCTCTTTAGTATTATCAATTGCTGCAAATTGAAGATTCATGAGGATTGGTGCTGCTCTGTGAAGCATATTTTTCGTGAACAAAATTGTGCTGCGGATGCTCTTGCTGTGAAGTGTTATGATTTTGCTCCTGGTCTCCATGTGTTTCTTGAGACTCCAGCTTTTCTTAGTGATGTGTTAGCTGCTGATGTTAGAGGTGTTGTTAGACCTCGTCTAGTTTctgtttagtttctttttggtttggggCTTTTGCCCTCCTctgtacccaaaaaaaaaaaaattggggccAACTGTTGAAATACATGGAGGCCTCTAGGAAATTCTAAagagtttttatatttaaaccctcacttctctttgttcaaccaaacttctaattcaaattttcacaattctAAAAAAACTCCACCATCTTCCCAAACTATCCCTAAATACACACCTAccagaaaagggaaaaaaaaaaaactcatcaacctCACACCCCACACTCCGCTATCTTGCTTCTCACTACTCTAAGTTCATCTCAACCTCACATTACTTAAAATAGATAAAAACACTTTTGTCAAATGTGTAgtagcattattttattattaattttttaaatttgttttattttcatgttcAACAAAGCAAACTCATGTGACAATTTCCAGATTATATATCAATCAAAGGCTTAAGCAGTCATTATTTCTTTGCTTCACAGTCAAGGTCTAGTTTTGTTTCCCCccagttttgtttctttgattacgatgattattattattatttatgatttgtttgcttgattatgaTTTACCCTATTTAGGTTTGTGAAGAGAAGATGAGAGTGTAGTAGGTTTCTTATATTGAAAGAGAAGAGTAATATGACAATAGGGTGTAAAGGGGTTTGTGcttttctaaaacttaatatgaagagtggtgggGGTGTATGAGGTGTGTGTATAAATGTACTAgggttaagtattaagttggatgactttttttgtctttttacacaataataaaatttaagagcttaatgatttaagtattatggtgaacaaagaaaagtgtggggtttaaatagaaaaactcaatCCTAAACCTGAGGATAAAGAAACGACTCCTAATAActctttataattaattatgctttattttaataatattttaaacatCTATTTTATGCTAACCATTTTTAGTCTACATTTTATTCAATGgtttgagttgaaattttataaaagcTCCTTAAATAGCTTTTTGAcgtttttattaaatttcaactaaaaaaattgggaGCCTGATTTTAAATGCTCTTACAACTCCATATTCTGCTTAGAATTGAGTAGAAGAAGACGGTGAAGAATTAGGTACAAAGTTAGACATTTGATGAAAAAGGACTTGATTACACCAACACTCAATAGGTTTAGGTGCCTTGTCTACTTAAAATTACATACACAACCACCAGTAAGGTCAACCAACTAACTTCCATGTAATCagagaaaaaaactaaatttcaCTTTCTGATAACTAGTGGTTTCTATCATGTATACCGGAAACGCCTATTGGaattgaaaataacaaatacacGCCCAAGGAATAGGTGGGAAATACAATTCTATGATTGGAAGAACAGATCCAACCAAGGAGATCTCATTTGCACTCTTCAACCCCTCTACCCAAAGGAAAAAAGTTACTACTAGGAAAAAAGATATGTAGTATACCATTATGAcgagatttttaaaaattaaagaaaaaaaaattgaagtacaTTTAAAACCACAAGAAAATGAGCCCCATCAGCCACACAACCAGCCAccaaatttcctttttatatataaataacaGATTAGTACAAAGTGGGAGCGACAGCCCTGTCAACTATTTCATTTCATCCATGCACTGCCATCTTCCACAGGGCCAGAGGCAACTCTGCCATTTCTCGTGCTGCACAAGCAGCTAAATCAAGAACCGGTGAAACGAGCATCAACATGATCACAAAGGCTTTCAAGGGGAATGTTTCCAATCATATTGAAGATTGTTAAAGGCGTTAACCGCTCCAAGCCCACTAAGTAGCTGGTTCCCCATATCCTGTTGTtgatgatgcatactttgttctcGAGCCATTGATGCCATTCCCACCCTTCCATTCATAACAGAATTATTTCCCATTGCACTTCTTATTCCATTAACCATGGAAGGCTGACCAAGTCCACCCATACTCCCAAATCCAGCACCCCCAATACCCGAGTTACTACTGTTAGTCATGCCATTCCCTGACAGACAGTTGCCGCCATTCATTCCTGTGTTGTTGCTTGTTGACAAAATCCCATTAACATTTTTCACATCGTTTCCCAGAGAACCCACACCAACCATACTGCCCGCGCCATTCAGCTGGTTGGACATCATCATTTCGTGTATTATTTTCTGGACAGAGCTCTGGGAATCGCTTGGATCAGCCTCACCGGAAATGGTTGGCTGTTGCATGGATATATTTGCTGGTGAATTTGTTGCACTCATGTGATTGGCAGCTGTCAAGGCACCATGAGATGTTTGAGAGGGATTGTTTGATGAGGGTGTTGGTGACTGGAATGGAGAGGGGTTTGGTTGCGTCTGTGGGATTGTACTAGAAGAACCAGGGGATGGAATCTGAACAGAATTTCCTCCATAGGGACTGTTTGCATTATTCATTGAGCTTTGCTGTCTGGAATTCATGGAATTTTGATGGAGGAGCCCAACAATGGTGCTTGCAGAGGTAGAGGTGGATGCTGCGTTCAGAACATTATTTACACTAGCCATACCATTACTGGCAGCAAGTTGCATAGTCGTGGCCTGGACAGAGCTTGGATCGGAGTTCGGATTCTGGCCCATCggttgttgttgctgttgttgttgttgctgctgctgcatttGCTCCTCGGACTGTTGTGTTTGACTGTGAAACCCAGATGAAGCACTTGTCCTTCGAGGAAACTTGGCCAAGCTCTCTGAAAGAAAACATTAGCAATGAACTACCATGTGGCAATCAAACAATCCTATATTATAGTGGAGCTACTAACATACAATGAATTAATTGCAAGCATTCAGCCTCAAGAATAACTTGTACAATTTTAAGGGAATAGAAATAGGTCCCCATAATATAATGCGTTAAATTGCCATGATATCGTGCAACCATATGGCATTCGGGGAATTGTGCAAGTCTTCACAAGTAACTATGAAAAATAGCACAGGGGCTTGATTTTCTAACTACGAGACAGGCAAAATTTCATGTTATGGAAGCTTGGTAATCCAGCAGCAGCCTCATTCACTCCCATGAAGATAAATAtcattgttcttgtttttgttctctAACTATTGTTAATCACCGGGACACTCCTCTTATGTCCCCTCCCCCTACCTCTTAAAATatccaacttttttttctaGCATAACTTCAACAATAAACTGTGATATATCTCTTGCCTCCATAATTTAATTTCCCCTTATCCTTTCAGAGCCTTCTGCTATTCTTAGAATTTGCATTTTGTTTTAAGCATCATGGCTGAAGCTGATTCTACATCTTAGGAATTAGATATTTCTAGTACAAACAAGATAGAAAGGATCAAGCTACTATGTTGCTTATTAGTTTTGGGTCAGGAAAATTGAGGTTTAACCTTGTGGGGCCTACCGGCAATGttaattgaagttgaaaagaAGATCCTTTATGGTTTTGAAGTTCAAGTTACGAGTAGTCTAGGATTAAGGCAGCTCTTAAAATTAGCTCTTTAGTTTAATTTCCAGCAAGCATCCTTCTCAGATTTCCACATAATTCACCATCAAGATTCAACGATATTTTCACCTCCAAATCAATTTAAATATCCTAAACCCCTCTTTCTACAAACCCAAGACTTGAAACCTAACTTGCAATCTGAAAACCCACCACACAAGCATACATAAGCAGGTTTCTCCCAATTTATCACTTCTAGGCACCAGGTCATTAGTTCACATACTCTTCTTCCACTAAGTGCTGTTCTTACAATTTCCTTTGATCTCCTCAACAATAGTAATAAAATGCAAATATGGAAGCAGAAGCTTTACTGCAAAGCTACATACCGAATCTAATCCACAGAAAATTACAGGCTTCATTTGTTATTCCTACGaaactaaaatattttttagttCTAAATTTTTAACTCATTACGTCTTATTATgtggaaaataaatatttttaatttttttatgtagTATAAAGATTGTCTCTGTAAAGTaacaattgaataaaagaaaggggAACATATGTTTGAATTATCATTAATTATTTAGTTAACATAGAAAAATCAGGCTTACCCATAGGCCCAGTCCCTGTCTCTCGGCTGTAATCAATCAAGTCTTTCATACTATTAACCACTTCTGAAATCTGCATTGcaccccaaaaagaaatattaacaatgACAATGGTCAATCAGGCTGCAAGCAAACTCAGTTACATGGTTCACTAACATAGGACCACAATTTGTTTGAAATATCATATATTACACTTCATAAGGAATAAGAAGAGAATATATTGGTCATAAGTTtcttttaacaaaaacaaaggcaTTTCTGGCATAAGGACTCCAACTTCAACGATCAAACTTCAACAATCAGATGTTAAACCCAATGTTACACAATAAACTTAAACATTTGACATACTGTGTGttgataatttaatttataacaaACAGTGGATATAACTAATGCCTCATTAACCAGCCAAAGATGACTgtaaaaaacagaacaaaacaCAATTCATACTCATCTTACACTTCCAAGCCAACCCATCAGACAACTCACCAAAGAACATTTCCATTAGTAGGGTGATTGGAACGAAATCATTCAGAAATATTTTTGAATAATTGTCAGACATGTAGAAACATGTAATCAATTTGGTACAGTAGGACATATAAAAGTAATCTCTCACTTTGCTATTGCAAATTTTGAGACAGTGAACCATGTATACAAACACACAAGCCCCAACATTACGTAcgtagaaaaggaaaaacaaaagggtaaaggaaaaaaaaaatgatgggattaagtaaaaaatatttccatCCAAGCGTCCATGCAAATAATGGAGAACTTTATTTCAGGTGTTATAGAAGGGGGATACATGTAACATAGgagcaaaataatttttttgacgAGTTCACATATGTACATATAATCTATATCAGAAAAATGATCCCCATGCAGAGAAGATAAGCACTGGACCAAGAACAAATGCTACAGCACAATATGCAAAATATAATAGTGTATCTCAAAGCAAAAGATGTTACACAAACTTTGTAATGATGAAAACATACATCCAATCACCATAAGGCTCCTAGTACACAAGGACCATCATAATGCACGGTGACTATGCAAGGAAATAAGAAATTACCTGAAGACACCTTACATATCTCTTTGTATAACCTAAATCATTTACTAATGGCACTTCCAAGGTTTTCGCTAACTGCCGAGCTGATGATACAAACCTAAACCAAAATTGCACAGGAGGAATTAATCAAACAGAAAAAACTGCAAACCAATCAATCACCAATTTTGCATATACATcaaataatacaaataaatagGCTTTTAAAATCATTTCACCCATATATTTGGTAGACATACAGTAGTTTAACTGAAAAAACTAAGCCCCCACTACATAGAACAAAGGTAGAAACGGAGGCAGGAGATTTCAACACTTAGATTCACTATGTCATTAAGATCTTTATGATGAAACCACCATGTAATTGCAAAATCAAATATTCTTTAGTCTcagactcttttttttttttttctttttttcttttttggagaAGCCCTGAAATAAGTAATTAAGAACAGACAAGTTTGAGCCATTAACGAAAAAATAAGATGGAGCAAAATGCGACATTCCCAATAGGCCCTAAGCAAagttaagaagaaaagaaaaagttaaataaCTATACAGCCAAATAATAACTTGATTATGTAATTTCCTgttcacaaaataattaatgacAGCTGATGTCTTTACTAGAAATGTGAGACTAAACTTTTTGTAGGCCTAAGGGGTAATAGCACATGAACAGATAAAAACAAGAGATCCAGAGTTATAGATGGCATAAGGACAATCCAAAATTCCCTCATTACAAACAAGGCATAAAAATAGACGGCCAAATTTCTATCAAAAAGCACTGTTCGAAAGCTCAAATATTTtcaggcaaaaaaaaaaaaaacggaaACTCAAATATGCATAAGAACGAGACAGAAAGATAAAGAACCTACATATTGCAATTATTTTGTATCTCTGGAAGAGATAAATTGGATGATGCATTTTGAGTAGCAGCCTGGTATTTCTGAGCTGCAGCACCAAGCTGACTAACCTGCATAGAGCAAGTAAATATTATAAATGCACGATACCATATGAATGGTAAATGTACTCAAATTAGTCTCATATACACCAGATAGAGATGTCTGACTGTGCTAGTTTGGTATCCAGATTCATATCCAAAGCACATAAACATAATGTAGGACGCTACTCCAACCTTAATCTCACAAATTTATAAATCCTTTACTAAAATCACTGGTTATTGATATAACATAACTAAATATCTACacttactttttaatcaaattaggctcagatttgaatttgaactgATGGGTCTATTTGCTAGGatcaacaaatttttcatCTCCAAAGTCAGCAGAAGCATCTATCTTCTCAGTTACACTAAGTCTTATTTCATCCAAACAATTTACATATcctaacaaacaaaaaaagcttCAAATATATGAATTTAGACGTTTTCTATTTGTCACATGAAGAGAACAGAAAATCCCTAGTTTTGAAAACACAGCATAAGGGTAATACATATGGAGAAAACTGCCCATCACAAGTAGACATTTGGTAGTAACCTGAGGTATCAGTAATCTTCGCGGGATAAGCTCTTCATGGCGCCTTGCACAAAATTCCCAAGAGCATATCTGCCAAAAGAACGAACGAAGAGAAAGTTGATCAACTCCCAGGGAAGGCAGAACATAAAAGGTaatatgaaaacaatttttatgTCCTACCTTTAGATCAGGAGAGAATACAATCCGAAGTTGACCATCCCGAACAACACGAAGTTGCTCAAAAACACTTTCTTGTATTGCTTTAGCATAGTCCAGTACAATCTGACCAGATGAATTATGATATTCGCGTGGCATATCAACATAAAGAAGCTCCTCCAAAGTACCACTTTCATACTTGATTTTAAAAAGCCTGGGAAGCACCTCAACAGTCGCTTCTGAAAATATGGCAAGAATAACTCAGATACTAGTTCTAAAGAGAACAGCCCATGAACAAAACACCTAGATATAGCATTAAAACTAACACTGATATCTAGCCAAAGACTCTAAGATATGGCGTTGAACTGATAGCATGAAAGAGATATTTAGAACCACATGTCATTCAAACAAGCACTGGTTAACAGCAGACCACAAGAAGAGGCACAAAGAGATAAATTGCATAACATACCAAAGCCACGTCCAGGCTTGCGATTGCATATCTCACAATGCCACACATCCTGCAAAATTTGGTAGAGAAAGCTCATGAGTGTTAAATAGCTCAGCAACGATTTGTGTTACAACAAACCAAAATGTCTATAGGATAATTAAATAGCTACTATCACACTGAAAATACTGTCCTGAAATAAAAGTGAGTTGAAAACGAGATGCAGTTGCTAAAACGCATGTATGCATGCATAAAGATTGTTTTGCAATTAACCTCATTTTACTAGTTAAGATGCCAATATAGATGGGGTTCACCACACTACCGTATCCTAGCAACAGACCTGAGGAAAAACGCCAGTTGTTTGACGACCAGTTCCATACATAGAAACACACCACTTCTTCTTGGCATGAGGTACAAAATACTCAGCAACAAATTTTCTCCAAAACTCAATATTATTGTCCTATATGAAAAGTAGGCATCATCAGTAACCATAACAGTCACACCCAACAGACTAACAAAATCTATGGGATGGGGGTATCTTACTTCAGGCCTATGTTGTTGCTGATACATATAATGTGTCAAACGCCGAGCACACATTCCAGGCTCATATACTGGTTTCGCAGGAGACCTCATAGGCAGATTCTGCTGTGGAAACTGTTGCTGTAATTGGGGGCGTTGCTGAGGCATTGCTTTCAAGAGTTGCTGTTGCTGGTGTTGTTGTTGTAGCTGCAAGAATCTCTGTTGATGCAAAATGTTAATCTGTGCAGCAGCAGCCTGAGAAGACGGCCTTGACATGTGGAGTAactgttgttgttgctgctgttgctgctgttgttgctgttgttgctgctgttgatgcaaaaacaacgactgatCAGAATTCTGCGGTTCCAATTTTACAGGTGGCAAGCTTCTCATGGTCTGAAGTTGTTGGGGTTCCAATTTCACTGGACCAAGACTCCTCAAAGACTGCaattgctgctgctgctgctgctgtccGTGTTGATCATTTGTCAATTGGGGCTCCAACTTGACTGGTCCAACACCAGCTAAGCCTCCTCGAATCGCCTGAAATTgatgttgctgctgctgtgtGTTGTGAGGGGCAGAGAACTGTTGCATTGGCTGCTGACCATGCTGGAAATTATGTGTTTCaagttgctgctgctgttgatCTGTCAATAGTTGGTTACCAGAAGGGTTTGAAAATTGTTGGCCCTGACCTTGAACAGATGTACCAGGATTAGCCATGTTTGATGCAACATATGACGAAGAAGGCGCACTAAAACCCATTCCATTGCCAACATTAGAAAGTGGATCTGATTCAGCACCGGTATCCATACCCCCACGTTGGCTGCTACCAGGACCAGAAAGCCCCGAATTTGGAATCCCATTTCCATAAGACTGATTAAGGAGAGAAGACACGTTGGTTACATTGCCAAGCATATTCATGTTACCATATTGATTACGTGGTGAGACAATCGGGGGAAAACCTGACTGGGAAGGTAGTGAACCACCTTGACCTCCCAGCATTCCAGAATTCGTACGCAAGAGTGAAGGTGAAACAGACTGGGCACCACCAATTGGAGTGGGCGGCCCCGAAGGTAccataatttcaaaatcacAATCTACAAATACTAAGTGAAAGTACTACAACTATCTAAAACAACTTGAATTCAACAAGCCTAGATTACATAGCAAGACGCAAAATCCCAGGCATGGAGCTCAATTCAGATAGCATTGTACCCCTACTTCGAAGGCCACAGGTTTCAGAATCTCTATTGTGTACCAATAGAAAAGGGTAAGCATTGTGCCTGGGCACTTCGTGTTGAGTTTTGCCAAACACAAGCCAAATACCATAGAAACCCAATACCAAGGGACAGGCTCTAATTCTGAACATTCTACAATCTCACTAGCTTCAAGAGGAGAGCAGTCCCCGACCAGCTTCCGCATGAATCTCCGTTTATTACATGAACTTTCAGATCCACCATAACCTCAGCCTTGAACGAAAGAACTaaatcaaaacaatcaaactCTCTCCACCAAACACAGAagaaatcccaaaatttctcACTTTATCAACCAAAACCACCCCAATCAATAACCTGAAATAAACCAATTCACCAAAACTCGCCAATTCAACACAAACccacaaaaattaaacaaaattgaacAAGCGCCAATAAAGATTAGGTTCTACAACACAAGTAAAACCCAAATtccacacccaaaacccaaaaccaatcTTAAATATCCAAACTTTGTAAAGCTAA
Proteins encoded:
- the LOC117636581 gene encoding transcriptional corepressor SEUSS is translated as MVPSGPPTPIGGAQSVSPSLLRTNSGMLGGQGGSLPSQSGFPPIVSPRNQYGNMNMLGNVTNVSSLLNQSYGNGIPNSGLSGPGSSQRGGMDTGAESDPLSNVGNGMGFSAPSSSYVASNMANPGTSVQGQGQQFSNPSGNQLLTDQQQQQLETHNFQHGQQPMQQFSAPHNTQQQQHQFQAIRGGLAGVGPVKLEPQLTNDQHGQQQQQQQLQSLRSLGPVKLEPQQLQTMRSLPPVKLEPQNSDQSLFLHQQQQQQQQQQQQQQQQQLLHMSRPSSQAAAAQINILHQQRFLQLQQQHQQQQLLKAMPQQRPQLQQQFPQQNLPMRSPAKPVYEPGMCARRLTHYMYQQQHRPEDNNIEFWRKFVAEYFVPHAKKKWCVSMYGTGRQTTGVFPQDVWHCEICNRKPGRGFEATVEVLPRLFKIKYESGTLEELLYVDMPREYHNSSGQIVLDYAKAIQESVFEQLRVVRDGQLRIVFSPDLKICSWEFCARRHEELIPRRLLIPQVSQLGAAAQKYQAATQNASSNLSLPEIQNNCNMFVSSARQLAKTLEVPLVNDLGYTKRYVRCLQISEVVNSMKDLIDYSRETGTGPMESLAKFPRRTSASSGFHSQTQQSEEQMQQQQQQQQQQQPMGQNPNSDPSSVQATTMQLAASNGMASVNNVLNAASTSTSASTIVGLLHQNSMNSRQQSSMNNANSPYGGNSVQIPSPGSSSTIPQTQPNPSPFQSPTPSSNNPSQTSHGALTAANHMSATNSPANISMQQPTISGEADPSDSQSSVQKIIHEMMMSNQLNGAGSMVGVGSLGNDVKNVNGILSTSNNTGMNGGNCLSGNGMTNSSNSGIGGAGFGSMGGLGQPSMVNGIRSAMGNNSVMNGRVGMASMAREQSMHHQQQDMGNQLLSGLGAVNAFNNLQYDWKHSP